In the Fibrobacter sp. UWR3 genome, GGAGGACGGTCTCGAAAGTGAAAATGTCATCGATGGGGCTCGTTTCCGTCTGGAGCACGGCAGTCTTCAAGACGCGCTTTTCGGCAGCGTCCAAGAGGGCGACTTTCAGGGAAACATCACCGACCTCAATACCTAGGTACAATTTCGTATCACTCATATACTCAACGACTTATGAAGATTTTGACACCCTAAAACTAATCAAAAATCACCCACGGGAGAATGCCCTCCAGCTTTTTTTTACCGATTCCGGGTACTTTTTGCAGGGAGGACGGCCCTCCGAAGGGTCCGTTCGCCTCCCGGAAGGCGATAATCTTGTCGGCGAGCTTGGGGCCGACCCCCTTCAGGGCGCAAAGTTCATCTGCCGTGGCATCGTTGATACGCAAGGGAAAGCGGACGACCGCCTTCTTTTTCTTGCCCCTTTTCGGGGGAGATTTCGCCTGCGGGTCGCCGGCGCTCTCGGCCACGGCGGGCACGTCCGGGGCACTCTCCCCCGCATATTCCAACCTGGACTGTGCCACGCCCGAAACTTTGCTCGTTTGAGCATACTTCTGACGGTCTGCAATGTCCACGTTCTCGATGGCGGGCAGCCCCCAGGGGGCAAACCTCACCAGCGTACCCACCGCAAACAGGAATATTGCGATGCGCACGACTTTCTTTTCGGCAGCATTCATCGGACCCCTCCAATTTTAATTTATCTGCTTCCGCGGTTCAACATCTCTTTTTCTATCAGCGCCTCCACCGTGCCCGCGTCAGATGGGACATCCACCGACACCGACGGGTAAGGGCTCTGCACTATGCGTATCGGGCGCCTGCCCAGAATGCGCATCTGCTCCAGCGAGCGCTCCTTCTCCACGGCGTTCTGCGGGAGGGAGGCGAACTCGTCCCGCGACACGCGGGAATACGCGTATATTCCCTGGTGCTGGAACCAGCGGGGAGCATCCGCCGGAGCCACGTTGCGGGTAAAATCTACGGCAAGGTCACCTTCCACGCGGACCTTGACTACAGTTTCCAGAGTCGATTCCGCAGGGTTCAGCGGGCAGGCGACGGTCACCCAGCAATCGGGGTGCAGGGCAAGTTCCTGCGCGACATCGGAAAGCACGGAAGGTTCCACAAGGGGCTCGTCGCCCTGAAGGTTCACCACAAGGTCCAGGCCCAGCATGCGGGCGGCCTCGGCGACGCGGTCGGAACCCGTCGCTGCGGGGCCGGTCATCACGAAGTCGAAACCCGCGTTAGATACCACCTCCGCAATCTGCTCGCTGTCGGTCGCGCATACGATACGCCCGAAACAGTCCGCAAGGAGCGCGCGTTCCAGCGTCCTTACAATCATTTCCTTGCCGCACAATTTAAAAAGAGGCTTCCCGGGAAACCGAGAAGACCCAATGCGTGCGGGTACAATGCAGTGTACATCCGTCATAATTCTAATAACGCCACTTAGGGCAAAAAGGTGCGACTAGCCGCCGATGACCTTCGGGATGGCGAAGTGGTCGTTTTCCACGGCGGGAGCGTTCGCGAAAGCCTGGTCAAGGGTAAAGCCCTGCACCGGGACGTCTTCGCGGAGAATCGTGGCGCCGTTTTCGACCGCAGTCATCGGTTCGACATTCGAAAGGTCAAGAGCCTTCAGAGCCTCGAGATGGCCGAGCATCTTGTCCAGATGCCCCTTTACCGCAGGGATATCCTCTTCTGCGATACTCAGGCGCGAAAGCTTCGCCAGTTTCAGTACTTCATCATTCTCTAACATATAACCTCGTTACTTACAGGCAGTAAAATAGCAAATTATTTTCGCAGGGACAAGTAGCTAGTAAAAGATCCCCGCCTTG is a window encoding:
- a CDS encoding ComEA family DNA-binding protein; protein product: MNAAEKKVVRIAIFLFAVGTLVRFAPWGLPAIENVDIADRQKYAQTSKVSGVAQSRLEYAGESAPDVPAVAESAGDPQAKSPPKRGKKKKAVVRFPLRINDATADELCALKGVGPKLADKIIAFREANGPFGGPSSLQKVPGIGKKKLEGILPWVIFD
- a CDS encoding 3-deoxy-manno-octulosonate cytidylyltransferase; protein product: MTDVHCIVPARIGSSRFPGKPLFKLCGKEMIVRTLERALLADCFGRIVCATDSEQIAEVVSNAGFDFVMTGPAATGSDRVAEAARMLGLDLVVNLQGDEPLVEPSVLSDVAQELALHPDCWVTVACPLNPAESTLETVVKVRVEGDLAVDFTRNVAPADAPRWFQHQGIYAYSRVSRDEFASLPQNAVEKERSLEQMRILGRRPIRIVQSPYPSVSVDVPSDAGTVEALIEKEMLNRGSR
- the gatC gene encoding Asp-tRNA(Asn)/Glu-tRNA(Gln) amidotransferase subunit GatC; this encodes MLENDEVLKLAKLSRLSIAEEDIPAVKGHLDKMLGHLEALKALDLSNVEPMTAVENGATILREDVPVQGFTLDQAFANAPAVENDHFAIPKVIGG